In Populus trichocarpa isolate Nisqually-1 chromosome 7, P.trichocarpa_v4.1, whole genome shotgun sequence, the following proteins share a genomic window:
- the LOC7490202 gene encoding probable LRR receptor-like serine/threonine-protein kinase At5g10290 isoform X2 encodes MMSLKMELVLAALVLAYLQSFVLSNLQGDALSALKLSMNVPDNQLKDWNPNQVTPCTWTNVICDSNEHVISVTLSGINCSGTLSPKIGVLKTLNTLTLKGNGITGGIPKEFGNLTSLTSLDLENNRLSGEIPSSLGNLKRLQFLTLGQNNLSGAIPESLAGLQNLINILLDSNNLSGQIPDHLFQVPKYNFTGNHLNCSGPNLHSCESHNSDSGGSHKSKTGIIIGVVGGFTVLFLFGGLLFFVCKGRHKGYKREVFVDVAGEVDQRIAFGQLKRFSWRELQLATDNFSEKNILGQGGFGKVYKGVLADNTKIAVKRLTDFESPGGDAAFQREVEMISVAVHRNLLRLIGFCTTTTERLLVYPFMQNLSVAYCLRERKPEEPVLDWTTRKRVALGAARGLEYLHEHCNPKIIHRDVKAANVLLDEDFEAVVGDFGLAKLVDVRKTNVTTQVRGTMGHIAPEYLSTGKSSERTDVFGYGIMLLELVTGQRAIDFSRLEEEDDVLLLDHVKKLEREKRLDAIVDRNLNKNYNIQEVEMMIQVALLCTQASPENRPAMSEVVRMLEGEGLAERWEEWQHVEVTRMQEYERLQRRFDWGEDSVYNQDAIELSGGR; translated from the exons ATGATGTCATTGAAGATGGAACTGGTTCTTGCAGCTTTAGTATTGGCTTACTTGCAGTCTTTTGTATTGTCCAACTTGCAAG GAGATGCCCTATCTGCATTGAAGCTTTCGATGAATGTTCCAGACAATCAATTGAAAGATTGGAACCCAAATCAAGTTACTCCATGTACTTGGACGAATGTTATCTGTGACAGTAACGAACATGTCATTTCTGT AACGCTGTCTGGCATCAACTGTTCTGGGACCTTGTCTCCTAAGATAGGAGTTCTAAAGACTCTTAATACACT AACATTGAAAGGGAATGGCATAACTGGTGGGATACCAAAAGAGTTTGGAAATTTGACAAGTTTAACCAGCTTAGATTTGGAAAATAATCGTTTAAGCGGTGAAATACCGTCTTCCTTGGGCAATCTTAAAAGGCTACAATTTTT GACATTGGGTCAAAATAATCTCAGTGGAGCTATCCCTGAATCACTTGCTGGTCTTCAAAACTTGATCAACAT TCTGCTCGATTCAAATAATCTCAGTGGTCAAATTCCAGATCATTTATTCCAAGTTCCTAAATACAA TTTCACAGGAAACCACTTAAATTGTAGCGGGCCAAATTTGCATAGCTGCGAGTCTCATAATAGCGATTCAG GTGGTTCACATAAGTCAAAGACTGGAATTATAATTGGAGTTGTGGGAGGATTCacagttctttttctttttggaggcttgctattttttgtttgcAAGGGTAGACACAAAGGCTACAAACGTGAAGTATTTGTAGATGTTGCAG GTGAAGTGGATCAAAGAATAGCATTCGGTCAGTTAAAACGGTTTTCATGGAGGGAACTACAGCTTGCAACGGACAACTTCAGTGAAAAAAATATCCTTGGACAGGGAGGTTTTGGAAAAGTTTATAAGGGAGTGCTTGCTGATAATACCAAAATTGCGGTTAAGCGTTTAACTGATTTTGAAAGTCCTGGGGGTGATGCAGCATTCCAACGTGAAGTTGAGATGATAAGTGTAGCTGTTCACAGGAACCTATTACGTCTGATAGGGTTTTGCACAACAACTACAGAACGCCTCTTGGTGTATCCATTCATGCAGAATTTAAGTGTGGCCTATTGTCTAAGag AACGTAAACCCGAGGAGCCTGTTTTAGATTGGACAACCAGAAAAAGAGTGGCCTTAGGTGCAGCACGTGGGCTGGAATACCTTCATGAGCACTGCAATCCTAAAATTATTCATCGTGATGTGAAAGCAGCTAATGTACTACTGGACGAAGATTTTGAAGCAGTTGTTGGGGATTTTGGCCTTGCGAAGCTGGTGGATGTGAGAAAGACCAACGTGACAACTCAAGTTCGCGGGACAATGGGCCACATAGCACCAGAATACTTGTCCACTGGCAAGTCATCTGAAAGGACCGATGTCTTTGGGTATGGTATTATGCTTCTAGAGCTTGTTACAGGTCAACGGGCAATTGACTTTTCACGTCTGGAAGAAGAGGATGATGTCTTATTGCTTGACCAT GTCAAGAAGCTGGAGAGGGAGAAAAGACTGGATGCTATTGTCGACCGCAACCTAAATAAAAACTACAACATCCAGGAGGTGGAGATGATGATACAAGTCGCCTTGCTCTGTACCCAAGCATCACCAGAGAACCGTCCAGCAATGTCAGAGGTTGTGCGGATGCTGGAAGGAGAGGGGCTAGCTGAGAGGTGGGAAGAATGGCAGCATGTTGAAGTTACACGCATGCAAGAATACGAAAGATTGCAGAGACGATTTGACTGGGGAGAAGATTCGGTTTATAACCAAGATGCTATTGAGTTATCTGGTGGAAGATGA
- the LOC7490202 gene encoding probable LRR receptor-like serine/threonine-protein kinase At5g10290 isoform X1, translating into MMSLKMELVLAALVLAYLQSFVLSNLQGDALSALKLSMNVPDNQLKDWNPNQVTPCTWTNVICDSNEHVISVTLSGINCSGTLSPKIGVLKTLNTLTLKGNGITGGIPKEFGNLTSLTSLDLENNRLSGEIPSSLGNLKRLQFLTLGQNNLSGAIPESLAGLQNLINILLDSNNLSGQIPDHLFQVPKYNFTGNHLNCSGPNLHSCESHNSDSAGGSHKSKTGIIIGVVGGFTVLFLFGGLLFFVCKGRHKGYKREVFVDVAGEVDQRIAFGQLKRFSWRELQLATDNFSEKNILGQGGFGKVYKGVLADNTKIAVKRLTDFESPGGDAAFQREVEMISVAVHRNLLRLIGFCTTTTERLLVYPFMQNLSVAYCLRERKPEEPVLDWTTRKRVALGAARGLEYLHEHCNPKIIHRDVKAANVLLDEDFEAVVGDFGLAKLVDVRKTNVTTQVRGTMGHIAPEYLSTGKSSERTDVFGYGIMLLELVTGQRAIDFSRLEEEDDVLLLDHVKKLEREKRLDAIVDRNLNKNYNIQEVEMMIQVALLCTQASPENRPAMSEVVRMLEGEGLAERWEEWQHVEVTRMQEYERLQRRFDWGEDSVYNQDAIELSGGR; encoded by the exons ATGATGTCATTGAAGATGGAACTGGTTCTTGCAGCTTTAGTATTGGCTTACTTGCAGTCTTTTGTATTGTCCAACTTGCAAG GAGATGCCCTATCTGCATTGAAGCTTTCGATGAATGTTCCAGACAATCAATTGAAAGATTGGAACCCAAATCAAGTTACTCCATGTACTTGGACGAATGTTATCTGTGACAGTAACGAACATGTCATTTCTGT AACGCTGTCTGGCATCAACTGTTCTGGGACCTTGTCTCCTAAGATAGGAGTTCTAAAGACTCTTAATACACT AACATTGAAAGGGAATGGCATAACTGGTGGGATACCAAAAGAGTTTGGAAATTTGACAAGTTTAACCAGCTTAGATTTGGAAAATAATCGTTTAAGCGGTGAAATACCGTCTTCCTTGGGCAATCTTAAAAGGCTACAATTTTT GACATTGGGTCAAAATAATCTCAGTGGAGCTATCCCTGAATCACTTGCTGGTCTTCAAAACTTGATCAACAT TCTGCTCGATTCAAATAATCTCAGTGGTCAAATTCCAGATCATTTATTCCAAGTTCCTAAATACAA TTTCACAGGAAACCACTTAAATTGTAGCGGGCCAAATTTGCATAGCTGCGAGTCTCATAATAGCGATTCAG CAGGTGGTTCACATAAGTCAAAGACTGGAATTATAATTGGAGTTGTGGGAGGATTCacagttctttttctttttggaggcttgctattttttgtttgcAAGGGTAGACACAAAGGCTACAAACGTGAAGTATTTGTAGATGTTGCAG GTGAAGTGGATCAAAGAATAGCATTCGGTCAGTTAAAACGGTTTTCATGGAGGGAACTACAGCTTGCAACGGACAACTTCAGTGAAAAAAATATCCTTGGACAGGGAGGTTTTGGAAAAGTTTATAAGGGAGTGCTTGCTGATAATACCAAAATTGCGGTTAAGCGTTTAACTGATTTTGAAAGTCCTGGGGGTGATGCAGCATTCCAACGTGAAGTTGAGATGATAAGTGTAGCTGTTCACAGGAACCTATTACGTCTGATAGGGTTTTGCACAACAACTACAGAACGCCTCTTGGTGTATCCATTCATGCAGAATTTAAGTGTGGCCTATTGTCTAAGag AACGTAAACCCGAGGAGCCTGTTTTAGATTGGACAACCAGAAAAAGAGTGGCCTTAGGTGCAGCACGTGGGCTGGAATACCTTCATGAGCACTGCAATCCTAAAATTATTCATCGTGATGTGAAAGCAGCTAATGTACTACTGGACGAAGATTTTGAAGCAGTTGTTGGGGATTTTGGCCTTGCGAAGCTGGTGGATGTGAGAAAGACCAACGTGACAACTCAAGTTCGCGGGACAATGGGCCACATAGCACCAGAATACTTGTCCACTGGCAAGTCATCTGAAAGGACCGATGTCTTTGGGTATGGTATTATGCTTCTAGAGCTTGTTACAGGTCAACGGGCAATTGACTTTTCACGTCTGGAAGAAGAGGATGATGTCTTATTGCTTGACCAT GTCAAGAAGCTGGAGAGGGAGAAAAGACTGGATGCTATTGTCGACCGCAACCTAAATAAAAACTACAACATCCAGGAGGTGGAGATGATGATACAAGTCGCCTTGCTCTGTACCCAAGCATCACCAGAGAACCGTCCAGCAATGTCAGAGGTTGTGCGGATGCTGGAAGGAGAGGGGCTAGCTGAGAGGTGGGAAGAATGGCAGCATGTTGAAGTTACACGCATGCAAGAATACGAAAGATTGCAGAGACGATTTGACTGGGGAGAAGATTCGGTTTATAACCAAGATGCTATTGAGTTATCTGGTGGAAGATGA